The genomic stretch TCATCGTTAGCTTCGGCGGCAGCATCAACTAATTCTTCATGTAATTCTTCTGCACGCTCAAGTAGATCTGCAGGAATATCGCCATAACTAAATGACATACCCTGATCTGCTTCATTCCAGCTTATTGATTTCATTTTAATTAAATCAATAACGCCTTCAAACTCTTCTTCCGCACCAATATTCAACTGGATAGGAACACAAGTTGCGCCCAAACGATTACGAATTTGGTCAACTACAGCTTCAAAATTAGCGCCTGTGCGATCCATTTTATTAACGAATACAACACGGGGTACTTGATATTTATCAGCTTGACGCCAAACCGTTTCAGATTGTGGTTCAACACCTGATGCACCACAAAAAACGACAACTGCGCCATCAAGCACTCGCAAAGAACGCTCTACTTCAATCGTGAAGTCAACGTGCCCTGGAGTATCAATGATGTTGATACGATGCTGCTTAAATTGCGCATCCATACCTTTCCACATTGTTGTTGTCGCTGCAGAAGTAATGGTAATACCACGTTCCTGCTCCTGCTCCATCCAATCCATGGTGGCAGCGCCATCATGAACTTCACCAATCTTATGTGAAAGACCAGTATAGAATAAAACACGTTCTGTAGTTGTAGTTTTACCCGCATCAACGTGAGCAACAATACCAATATTACGGTAGAGCTCGATCGGAGTTGTACGTGCCACAATAAATCCCTTACTAGGAAGCCTAGACAGAAAGTAGTTGACGCAGATTAATAATCTGCGTCAAAAAATTACCAGCGATAGTGAGCAAATGCTTTATTCGCGTCAGCCATACGGTGAACGTCTTCACGTTTCTTAACCGCAGAACCTTTGTTTTCAGCAGCGTCGAATAGCTCTCCAGCTAGACGAGCAGCCATTGATTTTTCACCACGTTTACGTGCTGCTTCAACTAACCAACGCATAGCTAGTGCATTACGACGAGAAGGACGAACTTCTACTGGCACTTGGTAAGTTGAACCACCAACACGGCGAGATTTAACCTCAACCGATGGACGAACGTTGTCTAAAGCGATTTCGAAAAGCTCTAGGTGTGTTTTATCTTCGCTTTTTGTAGCGATAGTTTCTAGCGCACCATATACAATCGCTTCTGAAGTAGATTTTTTACCGTCTACCATTACGATGTTGATGAATTTTGCTAGGATTTCTGATCCGAATTTTGGATCTGCTAAAATTTCTCTTTTAGCTACGACGCGACGTCTTGGCATCTCTTATTCCTCGTTGTGCTTCAGGTATTACCCAAAACTAATAAATAGTTAACAGTTTGCTTGGCCTTACTAAACGAAGAATTATTAATTCTTAGGGCGTTTAGCACCGTATTTAGAACGACCTTTACGGCGATCACTAACACCAGCTGTATCTAACGCACCACGAACTGTATGGTAACGAACACCCGGTAAATCTTTAACACGACCGCCACGGATTAAGATAACGCTATGTTCTTGAAGGTTATGACCTTCACCGCCGATGTATGAAGTAACTTCATAACCGTTAGTTAGACGAACACGTGCTACTTTACGTAATGCCGAGTTAGGTTTTTTAGGAGTAGTAGTGTATACGCGAGTACAAACACCACGACGTTGTGGACAAGCTTCAAGAGCAGGAACGTTAGTTTTTGTAACGTTTCTTACGCGAGGCTTGCGTACTAATTGGTTAGTAGTTGCCATTTAAAATAGCTCCGTTGAGTTTTTTACGTGTGAAAAATCATCCCTAATATAGGGACGCAGAATTTTAGTCATTGCGCCTTTAGCTGTCAAGCATAAGAACAGTATTATTGAAAATAAATCAGTTTATTTACCAATAAATCGTAAATAAAGCGCTTTTACAACACTACGAGAGAAAAACTTACCCATAGTTTATAGCGCGACAATGACAAATTCGTATAGATCAGACCCCATTAATTCCAGGTCTGAGTTTGTAGATGCACGGTAGTGAGATTAACAAATTCAGAATAGCTAACTTGCTTACCTAAAATACACTTAAGTCCTCGTGCTTTTAAATCTTCACTCAAAGTATAAATACTTATCTGTGATGTGAGATCTTGAAGTATTTTAGCATATTTATGCTGTGATGCAGTAATAACGACAGCATCTTGGATAAAGATCACCGCATCGCCATCATTGAGATAGGCAAGGCTATCAATAAATGTATTTTTTGAGAACGGCGATGACTTAATAATATGAAGCATAGTTTTATCACCAATCAAAAATTCAAAATAATAGCATGCTGACGAATACGCTGATTAATTTCAGGTTGCGATAAACGTGCTGCATCAATAATCAACTCAGCCTCACAGAGACCTCGCTCTAATAGCGAATCTCTGCATACATAGATGTTCTCAATATCATATAATTCAAACAGTCCAAATGTAGGCGCAAAATCACGACAAGCGATCATCTGAGGCCGCTGCTGACTTATTAATTGATAAACACCATCACCGATAAAAAATACACTTAACGACTCCGTTAATGCAGACGTAGCAAGAATGGCATCTTGTGTTTCTCTCGCAAGGCTAGTGCCATGTGGTACTTGACGAGTAACAAACGCGGCTCTCAACATTTTTCAACCATATTTAAATAATTAGAACTGGACAACTCGATCGGCAGTAACGATTGATTCTGCTAATTGACCTAACCCGGTTAACTGAAATGGTAATTCAAGATTAAATTGACTCTTACCCATGCGCTCAGCTTCACCGAAATCAATAACACCACGTCTTAATGCTGCACCTGAACATATATCTAAAGGAAATAGATGTTCACGAGCTAGCACCAACCAAGCATTATAGAGATCAAATTCATCAGCTGCTGGAGAAGTAAGGGTCGAACCATTAAGCACGCCATCATTATAAAAAAATACCCGTTGAATAGTATGACCTAAATCAATCGCAGACTTTACATAATGATACGCACTTAAAGCATCTTGACTACCATATGCAGGGCCAGTAACAAGCACAGCGATAGTGAAAGATTCAGACATAAATAGGCCTAATTAAAGCGTGTAAGCGATAGCTTCAACTTCAACTAATACATCTTTAGGTAAACGCGCAACTTCAACACATGAACGTGCAGGCGCATTTTCGGGGAAATAACGCGCATATACTTCATTAAAGGTAACAAAATCATTCATGTCACTTAAGAAGCATGTCGTTTTGATAACGGTATCAGCACTTGCATTTGCCGCTTTCAGCACAGCCATTAGATTTTCCATTACTAATTCAGCCTGCTCTTTAACGCCACCTTCAACAATTTCCATTGTCTCAGGTACTAATGGGATCTGTCCTGAAGTAAAAACCATATTGCCAAGTTGGTTAGCTTGTGAGTACGGGCCGATTGCTGCAGGTGCATTCGTTGTAGAAATGATTTTTTTACTCATTGTAATTTCCATTATTTTATCAATGCTCCCATATTTAGAGCGAATATATTCACTGTCTAACTCCATTATATTTAATAACAGGCTCAATAAGCAAATTTAGAACTACGATTAGTTTAAACTTTATAGATTTTTTTACATGAAATTAGTTTGATTAGTGCTTTCTGTGGTTTTTAATTTAGGCTAAAATTAACCTTTGTGTTTAGCGGATTAGAGGGTTAACGAATGTTTATATCATTAAGACAGATAACCCCTCCCTATTCATGCAAACTTGTAAGGCCTCATAACTATCTATATGAGGCTTTTTTTTGGCATAATTCTGATCATCAGGGCACTAAAATGGTAAATCCGTTATTTAGAAAGCATATAGTATCTAT from Moritella marina ATCC 15381 encodes the following:
- the rpsG gene encoding 30S ribosomal protein S7 → MPRRRVVAKREILADPKFGSEILAKFINIVMVDGKKSTSEAIVYGALETIATKSEDKTHLELFEIALDNVRPSVEVKSRRVGGSTYQVPVEVRPSRRNALAMRWLVEAARKRGEKSMAARLAGELFDAAENKGSAVKKREDVHRMADANKAFAHYRW
- the rpsL gene encoding 30S ribosomal protein S12, which codes for MATTNQLVRKPRVRNVTKTNVPALEACPQRRGVCTRVYTTTPKKPNSALRKVARVRLTNGYEVTSYIGGEGHNLQEHSVILIRGGRVKDLPGVRYHTVRGALDTAGVSDRRKGRSKYGAKRPKN
- the tusB gene encoding sulfurtransferase complex subunit TusB, with the protein product MLHIIKSSPFSKNTFIDSLAYLNDGDAVIFIQDAVVITASQHKYAKILQDLTSQISIYTLSEDLKARGLKCILGKQVSYSEFVNLTTVHLQTQTWN
- the tusC gene encoding sulfurtransferase complex subunit TusC, with the translated sequence MLRAAFVTRQVPHGTSLARETQDAILATSALTESLSVFFIGDGVYQLISQQRPQMIACRDFAPTFGLFELYDIENIYVCRDSLLERGLCEAELIIDAARLSQPEINQRIRQHAIILNF
- the tusD gene encoding sulfurtransferase complex subunit TusD, which produces MSESFTIAVLVTGPAYGSQDALSAYHYVKSAIDLGHTIQRVFFYNDGVLNGSTLTSPAADEFDLYNAWLVLAREHLFPLDICSGAALRRGVIDFGEAERMGKSQFNLELPFQLTGLGQLAESIVTADRVVQF
- a CDS encoding RidA family protein, whose amino-acid sequence is MSKKIISTTNAPAAIGPYSQANQLGNMVFTSGQIPLVPETMEIVEGGVKEQAELVMENLMAVLKAANASADTVIKTTCFLSDMNDFVTFNEVYARYFPENAPARSCVEVARLPKDVLVEVEAIAYTL